A single genomic interval of Mucilaginibacter robiniae harbors:
- a CDS encoding IS110 family RNA-guided transposase: MKILKQSIGIDVSKSDFKVCLGVIDEQLETKNVYEQVYANDKKGINKFIKDMVSKTDLRIPVCFVMEATGVYHQQLAYALAAQQFCVVILLPNKAKSFSKSINIRAKSDVIDAKLLCQMGLERKLSPWQPPESLFATLKVLTREREALVLQRSKLKNQLHAYQTAFVKAEKTIARLKEHILYLTRQIRDAQTDRKALVKQSQPVAARINKITKVKGLSFLSVATILAETDGFNIILNQKQLVGYSGLDVQINQSGEKMTKGCITKKGNAHLRKALYMPALSACRTNPAMKLFYAQLNERQKAKKQGVIAVQRKLLLLTYSLWKTGQDYLEKCA, translated from the coding sequence ATGAAAATCTTAAAGCAATCTATTGGTATTGATGTTTCAAAAAGTGATTTCAAGGTATGCCTAGGTGTAATTGATGAGCAGCTTGAAACGAAAAACGTTTATGAACAGGTGTATGCTAATGACAAAAAAGGGATAAACAAGTTCATTAAAGACATGGTAAGCAAAACTGACCTGCGCATACCGGTTTGCTTTGTAATGGAGGCCACCGGGGTTTATCATCAGCAACTGGCTTACGCCCTTGCAGCTCAGCAGTTTTGCGTGGTTATTCTGCTGCCCAACAAAGCTAAATCGTTCAGTAAAAGCATTAATATCCGCGCAAAGTCGGATGTAATAGATGCGAAATTGCTTTGCCAGATGGGGCTGGAAAGAAAGCTAAGCCCCTGGCAGCCACCTGAAAGCTTATTTGCCACATTAAAAGTATTGACTAGGGAACGCGAGGCATTGGTATTGCAGCGAAGTAAACTTAAAAACCAGCTGCATGCTTACCAGACTGCTTTTGTCAAAGCGGAAAAAACCATTGCCCGGCTCAAAGAGCACATTCTTTATCTGACCAGGCAGATCAGGGATGCACAAACGGATAGGAAAGCATTAGTCAAACAAAGCCAGCCGGTCGCTGCCAGAATCAATAAAATAACCAAAGTAAAAGGGCTTTCCTTCTTATCTGTGGCAACCATTCTGGCAGAAACAGATGGCTTTAATATCATCCTCAATCAAAAACAATTGGTCGGTTATTCAGGGCTTGACGTGCAGATAAACCAGTCAGGAGAGAAAATGACCAAAGGGTGCATCACCAAGAAAGGGAACGCGCATCTGAGAAAAGCACTGTACATGCCAGCCCTGAGCGCCTGCCGGACCAACCCTGCCATGAAACTGTTTTATGCACAACTCAATGAACGGCAAAAGGCTAAAAAACAAGGCGTAATAGCCGTACAGCGAAAACTACTACTACTCACTTATTCCCTGTGGAAAACAGGACAGGATTATTTAGAAAAATGTGCCTGA
- the ctlX gene encoding citrulline utilization hydrolase CtlX — protein MSQSTSTLLMIRPASFGFNEQTAASNAFQNKDAEQQHVQHKALQEFDAFVQLLRDNQVDVIVINDTEEPAKPDAVFPNNWVTFHENGDVLLYPIQAENRRWERREDLIRKLEDQYHINHTIDLSRFELQNKFLEGTGSMVLDRENKIAYACLSPRTHTEVLDTFCQHLKYTAVTFNATDAKQQPIYHTNVMMCVGSSYVVICLESVTDSSEKENLVNSFQNTDKQIIEISLAQMSQFAGNMLEVQNQFGENILVMSNTALEALTPEQKQALEQHVKILSTNLETIESNGGGSARCMMAEVFLPKTEQ, from the coding sequence ATGAGCCAATCTACATCTACCCTACTAATGATACGCCCGGCCAGCTTTGGTTTTAATGAACAAACTGCTGCCAGCAATGCTTTCCAAAACAAAGATGCTGAACAACAGCATGTACAGCACAAAGCTTTGCAAGAGTTTGATGCGTTTGTACAACTATTGCGCGATAACCAAGTTGATGTTATTGTAATAAATGATACAGAAGAACCAGCGAAGCCTGATGCTGTTTTCCCGAACAATTGGGTAACTTTTCACGAAAACGGTGATGTACTACTCTACCCTATACAGGCCGAAAACCGGCGCTGGGAACGACGTGAAGATTTGATACGTAAACTGGAAGATCAGTATCACATTAATCATACTATTGATCTGAGCCGATTTGAACTACAAAACAAATTTTTAGAAGGTACCGGCAGTATGGTGCTCGATCGTGAAAACAAAATCGCGTATGCCTGCCTTTCTCCCCGTACCCATACTGAGGTTCTGGATACTTTTTGCCAGCACCTAAAATATACGGCTGTTACTTTCAATGCAACTGATGCGAAACAGCAACCTATTTACCATACTAATGTAATGATGTGTGTAGGAAGCAGCTACGTAGTGATTTGCTTGGAAAGTGTTACGGATTCGAGTGAAAAAGAGAACCTGGTAAACTCTTTCCAAAACACCGACAAACAAATAATTGAAATCTCCCTGGCGCAAATGAGCCAGTTTGCCGGTAATATGCTGGAAGTGCAGAATCAATTTGGTGAAAATATATTAGTCATGTCCAATACTGCATTAGAGGCACTTACGCCAGAGCAAAAGCAAGCTTTAGAACAACATGTAAAAATATTATCTACTAACCTAGAAACTATCGAAAGCAATGGCGGTGGCAGTGCACGATGCATGATGGCTGAAGTTTTTCTGCCAAAAACAGAGCAGTAA
- a CDS encoding arginine deiminase family protein yields MMLSDESTFQVNVTSEIGTLRALLIHSPDSGLGKVVPSKAQDWLFEDIVHLDTMRRDEYDYYIKLLLYFLDPDKIKGKLQQVDSTSADRSFFKPEHPNFHASTKVIEIQTLLADILADDDIRKKLTASVCAIESCSYSLQQKLIDTPPVELAKIFISGSLYKDQMIFAPIPNLIFSRDIGITINNYILLNKPAKKARARETLLARYILFNHPLFAAYHDNILEIPDNIHHFLRPGEDHEDKTTLEGGDVMMVSPNHVIIGCSERTSISGANEAIKLLFEHQAVKKVTIVKIPHKRDYMHIDTVFTQVKQNVWVLLGSLAITEAPVPALEPMNWFSDKKTKEKDKLEIIQFTHGESKPRFFNSLEELLSDVSVNDLHSTEPVQFIYSGNNTFPFDAREQWTDSCNLLALKDGVVLGYDRNDKTVEAFRQKGFTIIKVADLLEKFENDELKPQELQDTLILMPSAELSRARGGFHCMSLPLLRDAVV; encoded by the coding sequence ATGATGCTATCTGATGAATCAACCTTCCAAGTCAATGTAACTTCTGAAATTGGAACTTTACGAGCTTTGCTAATTCATAGTCCCGACAGTGGTTTAGGTAAAGTAGTGCCCTCTAAAGCTCAAGATTGGCTTTTTGAAGATATTGTTCACCTAGACACTATGCGCCGGGATGAATACGATTATTACATAAAGCTGCTGCTTTATTTTTTAGATCCTGATAAAATTAAAGGCAAACTTCAACAGGTTGATAGCACTTCGGCCGACCGCAGCTTTTTCAAGCCCGAACATCCGAATTTTCATGCCTCTACTAAGGTAATTGAAATACAAACATTGCTGGCAGATATTTTAGCAGATGATGATATACGTAAAAAACTGACAGCTTCGGTTTGTGCTATTGAAAGCTGCAGCTATAGCTTGCAGCAGAAGCTGATTGATACTCCACCAGTAGAGCTGGCAAAAATTTTTATATCAGGTTCACTGTACAAAGATCAAATGATTTTTGCACCTATCCCTAACCTGATATTTTCACGAGATATCGGCATTACCATCAATAACTATATATTACTAAATAAGCCTGCTAAAAAAGCCCGTGCACGGGAAACATTGCTGGCCCGTTACATTTTATTTAATCATCCGCTATTTGCAGCTTATCACGACAATATTTTAGAAATACCTGATAACATTCATCATTTTTTGCGCCCTGGTGAAGATCATGAAGATAAAACCACGTTAGAAGGTGGTGATGTGATGATGGTTAGCCCCAATCATGTAATTATCGGCTGTAGTGAACGTACATCAATCAGTGGTGCTAATGAAGCGATAAAATTGTTATTTGAACACCAGGCAGTTAAAAAAGTAACTATTGTAAAAATTCCGCACAAGCGCGACTACATGCACATTGATACAGTATTTACGCAAGTAAAGCAGAACGTCTGGGTGCTATTAGGATCATTAGCCATTACCGAAGCACCCGTACCTGCATTAGAACCGATGAACTGGTTTTCTGATAAGAAAACCAAAGAAAAAGACAAGCTTGAAATTATACAGTTTACCCATGGTGAAAGTAAGCCTCGTTTCTTTAACAGCCTGGAGGAATTACTTTCGGACGTTAGCGTAAATGATTTACACAGTACCGAACCTGTTCAGTTTATCTACTCAGGTAATAATACTTTTCCATTTGATGCGCGTGAACAATGGACGGATTCCTGCAACTTATTAGCTTTGAAAGATGGTGTAGTATTAGGCTACGATCGCAATGATAAAACAGTGGAAGCTTTCAGGCAAAAAGGGTTTACTATAATTAAGGTAGCTGACTTATTGGAAAAGTTTGAAAATGACGAATTGAAGCCGCAAGAATTGCAGGATACATTAATACTGATGCCTTCCGCAGAATTATCACGTGCCAGAGGTGGGTTTCATTGTATGAGCTTACCTCTGTTACGTGATGCTGTAGTATAA
- a CDS encoding DNA polymerase Y family protein, with product MNQNSIQPKTEPRVLFVDMDSFFARCEQQVNYWLRNRPVGVCVYTGQFGCVISLSKEAKQRGLKAGMRLNEAMRLCPDLIPIESNPARYREFHKKIIHVLKNYCQDVVPKSIDEAIINLTNYEHVYHNPVEVAGKIKQDILAQVGDWLTCSVGIAPNAFLAKLASDLGKNTGGLLMITPANIDQILQPLKLGDLPGIGSNMAYRLERSGVRTPLEMRYATPQHLKAIFKSIEGIYWHYRLNFIETNIVSHDYRGMQAQRQIDSHKRQSMAYIDQLFMTLCLTLEKRMVRHKFYCKAIGFTARYEDDTRWDDAFTVTTPVQDAVSLMRMIRLRMEKFEQLTRSAPILNTQISSMRVAVTNFVDNGDMLYNLFEDLDRRQTALKTMHEIKDKFGADKLVRAMEMNDTQVVKDVIGFGSVKDLSELDYM from the coding sequence ATGAATCAGAATTCAATTCAACCGAAAACTGAGCCTCGCGTGTTGTTTGTAGATATGGACAGCTTTTTTGCCCGTTGCGAACAGCAGGTAAATTACTGGCTACGTAACCGGCCGGTGGGGGTTTGTGTATATACGGGTCAGTTTGGCTGTGTCATCTCTTTATCGAAAGAAGCCAAGCAACGCGGACTTAAAGCGGGTATGCGCCTGAATGAAGCCATGCGGCTTTGCCCGGATTTGATTCCCATAGAAAGCAACCCCGCCCGTTACCGTGAATTTCACAAAAAAATTATTCACGTACTCAAAAACTATTGCCAGGATGTAGTGCCCAAAAGTATCGACGAGGCCATCATCAATTTAACCAATTACGAACACGTGTACCATAACCCGGTAGAAGTTGCCGGGAAAATTAAGCAGGATATTCTGGCGCAGGTAGGTGATTGGCTGACCTGCTCGGTAGGTATTGCCCCTAACGCGTTCCTGGCCAAGCTGGCTTCCGACTTGGGTAAGAATACCGGAGGCTTACTGATGATTACGCCGGCTAACATTGACCAGATTTTACAACCGCTCAAATTAGGTGATTTGCCAGGTATTGGCTCCAACATGGCCTATCGGCTGGAACGCTCTGGTGTTCGCACCCCCTTGGAAATGCGCTATGCCACGCCGCAACACTTAAAAGCTATTTTCAAAAGCATTGAGGGCATCTACTGGCACTATCGACTCAATTTTATTGAAACCAACATTGTATCGCATGATTACCGGGGTATGCAGGCCCAGCGGCAAATTGACAGCCACAAGCGCCAGAGCATGGCCTATATTGATCAACTGTTCATGACCTTGTGCCTTACACTGGAAAAGCGCATGGTACGGCACAAATTTTATTGCAAGGCTATTGGTTTTACGGCCAGATACGAGGACGATACCCGTTGGGATGATGCCTTTACCGTAACCACTCCGGTGCAGGATGCCGTAAGCCTCATGCGCATGATTCGGCTGCGTATGGAAAAGTTTGAACAGCTTACCCGCTCTGCTCCCATCCTGAACACGCAAATTAGCAGTATGCGTGTGGCCGTCACTAACTTTGTGGATAACGGCGATATGCTATACAACCTATTTGAAGACTTAGACCGTCGCCAAACAGCGCTCAAAACCATGCACGAAATTAAAGACAAGTTCGGTGCCGACAAGCTGGTGCGCGCCATGGAAATGAACGATACCCAAGTCGTGAAAGATGTAATCGGCTTTGGCTCGGTTAAGGATTTGAGTGAGTTGGATTATATGTGA
- a CDS encoding sigma-54-dependent transcriptional regulator, with the protein MAKILIIDDERAIRSTLREILEYEDYTVEDVDNGIDGLQLIKKNDYDLVLCDIKMNRMDGMEVLSEGLAIQPDLPFIMISGHGTVETAVEASKKGAFDFIAKPPDLNRLLITVRNALDRGSLVTEAKVLKRKVSKVRPILGNSQAIVKIKETIDRVAPTEARVLVTGANGSGKELVARWLHEKSHRANAPLIEVNCAAIPSELIESELFGHEKGSFTSAVKQRIGKFESANGGTLFLDEIGDMSHSAQAKVLRALQESRITRVGGEKEIEVDVRVVAATNKDLLKEIEDGNFRMDLYHRLSVILIHVPPLSERRDDIPLLTQSFLEEICNEYGMPTKRISDAALDALKSLPWTGNIRELRNMIERLIILSDKIITDTDVKAFANPSAPVAIPTATTTAVAAAPQTDFEQFKNFQEYKDYAEREYIKFKLEKNNWNVSKTADDIDIQRSHLYSKIEKFGLKRGE; encoded by the coding sequence ATGGCCAAAATTTTAATCATTGATGACGAGCGTGCTATCCGTAGTACGTTGCGTGAAATTTTAGAGTACGAAGATTATACTGTAGAAGACGTTGATAATGGTATTGACGGTCTGCAGCTGATCAAAAAGAACGATTATGACTTGGTGCTGTGCGATATCAAAATGAATCGTATGGACGGTATGGAAGTATTAAGCGAAGGTTTAGCCATACAGCCCGACCTGCCTTTCATCATGATATCCGGTCATGGTACCGTAGAAACTGCGGTAGAAGCCAGCAAAAAAGGTGCTTTCGATTTTATTGCCAAACCACCGGATTTGAACCGTTTATTGATTACCGTTCGTAATGCGCTGGACCGTGGTAGCTTAGTTACTGAAGCTAAAGTATTAAAGCGCAAAGTATCTAAAGTACGCCCTATACTGGGTAACTCGCAAGCCATTGTTAAAATTAAGGAAACCATTGACCGGGTAGCGCCTACAGAGGCCCGCGTATTGGTAACCGGTGCTAACGGTAGCGGTAAAGAATTAGTGGCCCGTTGGCTGCATGAAAAATCACACCGGGCTAATGCACCCTTAATTGAGGTAAACTGTGCAGCTATCCCATCGGAGTTGATTGAGAGTGAGCTGTTCGGCCATGAGAAAGGCTCCTTTACATCGGCTGTGAAGCAGCGTATTGGTAAGTTTGAATCGGCTAATGGCGGTACTTTGTTTTTGGATGAGATTGGCGATATGAGCCATTCGGCACAAGCTAAAGTATTACGGGCTTTACAGGAAAGCCGCATTACCCGCGTTGGTGGCGAAAAAGAGATTGAGGTAGATGTACGTGTAGTAGCTGCAACCAACAAAGACTTACTAAAAGAAATTGAAGATGGCAATTTCCGGATGGACTTGTATCACCGCTTAAGCGTAATTTTGATACACGTACCACCACTGAGCGAGCGCCGTGATGATATTCCGCTATTGACACAAAGCTTTTTGGAAGAAATCTGCAATGAGTACGGTATGCCAACTAAACGCATCAGTGATGCCGCTTTGGATGCGCTAAAATCTTTGCCGTGGACGGGTAACATCCGTGAGCTGCGCAACATGATTGAGCGTTTAATCATCCTGAGTGATAAAATTATTACCGATACGGATGTAAAAGCATTTGCCAATCCATCGGCGCCGGTAGCTATACCAACGGCAACCACCACGGCCGTTGCCGCAGCTCCGCAAACTGATTTTGAACAGTTCAAGAACTTTCAGGAGTATAAAGATTATGCCGAGCGCGAGTACATTAAATTCAAGTTGGAAAAGAACAACTGGAATGTATCAAAAACAGCTGATGACATTGATATACAACGAAGCCATTTATATAGCAAGATTGAAAAATTCGGATTAAAAAGGGGTGAGTAA
- the argS gene encoding arginine--tRNA ligase, producing the protein MDFIIEATLKAVADLYQTTLTAQEVNLQQTRKEFEGQVTIVTFPFTKVSRKSPEQTGNEIGAYLQSHVAEIAGFNVIKGFLNLSLSDSYWLTLYNQVVLSPDFGRLPHNGKKVMVEYSSPNTNKPLHLGHVRNNLLGYSVATILEAAGYEVIKTNLVNDRGIHICKSMLAWQKFGNGETPESSGLKGDKLVGKYYVIFDKEYKKQIDELKATGTPEDEAKKTAPLIIEAQQMLQQWEAGNPEVIDLWKTMNGWVYKGFDETYNKLGVNFDKSYYESNTYLLGKDIIEEGLEKGVFFKKEDGSVWIDLTADGLDQKLVLRADGTSVYITQDLGTAQLKYNDYHMDESIYVVGNEQDYHFKVLFLILQKLGKSWAKGLYHLSYGMVDLPSGKMKSREGTVVDADDLIAEMEQTAQVQTEALGKVQDFSEDEKNKLYHIIGMGALKYFLLKVDPKKRLLFDPNESVDFQGHTGPFIQYTHARIKSVLSRAEGEYNKTSDIEQLNSFERDLIINLTQFNDALSLAAKDFNPAAIANYVYELAKAYNKFYHENSILQAEKISTKNFRLQLSASSVKIIARSMNLLGIEVPERM; encoded by the coding sequence ATGGATTTTATTATTGAAGCTACATTAAAAGCTGTTGCAGATTTATATCAAACTACACTAACTGCTCAGGAAGTTAACCTGCAGCAAACCCGCAAAGAGTTTGAAGGACAAGTAACCATAGTTACTTTCCCTTTTACAAAAGTATCCCGCAAATCGCCGGAGCAAACCGGAAACGAAATTGGTGCTTACCTGCAAAGCCACGTAGCCGAAATAGCCGGCTTTAACGTAATTAAGGGCTTCCTGAATTTATCCTTATCTGATAGTTACTGGCTTACCTTATATAATCAGGTAGTACTCAGTCCTGATTTTGGTAGATTACCCCATAATGGCAAAAAGGTAATGGTGGAATATTCATCACCCAATACCAATAAACCTTTGCACTTAGGCCATGTGCGTAATAATTTATTAGGCTACTCGGTTGCCACTATACTGGAAGCAGCAGGTTATGAAGTAATCAAGACCAACTTGGTTAACGACCGGGGGATTCATATTTGTAAATCTATGCTGGCTTGGCAAAAGTTTGGCAACGGTGAAACGCCTGAGTCATCTGGCTTGAAGGGCGATAAACTGGTTGGTAAATACTATGTTATTTTTGATAAAGAATACAAAAAGCAGATTGATGAACTAAAAGCTACGGGAACTCCCGAAGATGAAGCTAAAAAAACAGCACCGTTAATTATAGAAGCACAACAAATGCTTCAGCAATGGGAAGCTGGTAACCCGGAAGTGATTGATTTATGGAAAACCATGAATGGTTGGGTGTATAAGGGATTTGATGAAACCTACAACAAATTGGGGGTCAATTTTGATAAAAGCTATTATGAATCAAATACCTATTTGTTAGGCAAAGATATTATTGAAGAAGGGCTGGAAAAAGGTGTATTCTTTAAAAAAGAGGATGGATCTGTTTGGATTGATTTAACTGCTGATGGATTAGATCAAAAACTGGTGCTTCGCGCCGACGGAACATCAGTTTATATTACGCAAGACTTAGGAACGGCCCAATTGAAGTATAACGACTATCACATGGATGAATCTATTTATGTGGTAGGCAACGAGCAAGATTATCATTTTAAAGTGCTCTTCCTGATTTTGCAAAAGTTAGGTAAAAGCTGGGCTAAAGGTTTATACCACTTATCATACGGTATGGTGGACTTACCTTCAGGCAAAATGAAATCGCGGGAAGGTACTGTAGTTGATGCTGATGATTTGATTGCAGAAATGGAGCAGACCGCTCAAGTGCAAACTGAAGCCTTAGGTAAAGTTCAGGACTTCTCCGAAGATGAAAAGAACAAGTTATACCATATTATAGGTATGGGAGCGCTAAAGTATTTTTTGTTGAAGGTTGATCCTAAAAAGCGTTTGTTGTTTGATCCTAATGAGTCGGTAGATTTTCAAGGACACACCGGACCGTTTATACAATATACACATGCACGTATCAAATCAGTACTAAGTAGGGCAGAAGGTGAGTACAACAAAACTTCTGATATTGAACAATTAAACAGCTTCGAACGAGATCTGATTATTAATTTAACTCAATTTAATGATGCTTTAAGTTTAGCCGCAAAAGATTTTAACCCAGCAGCGATAGCGAACTATGTTTATGAATTGGCTAAAGCTTACAATAAGTTTTATCACGAAAACTCAATTTTGCAGGCAGAAAAAATATCCACTAAGAATTTTAGACTGCAACTGTCAGCATCATCTGTTAAAATTATTGCGCGAAGTATGAATCTTTTGGGCATTGAAGTACCTGAACGTATGTAA
- a CDS encoding SusC/RagA family TonB-linked outer membrane protein, with product MKKILLVLLALSVFAMNYAMAQSRKITGRVIGSDDGQPLPGVSVRVKGSTTGITTGVDGTFTINNAPADARTLTVSFVGFVTQDVAIPTSGRVDIKLAADNQQLNDVVVVGYGSGQRASNVVGQVATATSKEIQNKPVANALDALQGRVAGLQIFTSSGEPSQLSSVRINGSGSLSASTSPLYVLDGIQVDQNAFLSLNPNDIESISALRDASSTSIYGSRAANGVLYITTKKGSTNRPATIDVTTQYGISKFANLDFFNRLMNADQLLSYQVQVGQRTQAAADAIRTTYGANTDTKWYKVFYRDNQPTFQSTATVSGGGGKTTYYASAGYFKQEGLAWRSKYERYTLRSNVNSVVNDWLQFGLNLSMGNDYRQTNPFGSNSLGRGLGLLYAPYYATKDANGNDYTYIPGPNIYNPRYRLSKNPDDINNIQLDPTGYIQLNPIKGLTLKSQAGLDAYDRRETYALLPSYLGSINNGNLTEYFTRYYTRTVTNTAEYKFNLKTVHHFTLLAGQESVDSQTRTFQGGSSGITDDRVLLLQNGPNSIAVTSGKTEYSYHSFFGRLSYDFNSRYFIDGSIRQDKSSRFGANNRSAVFYSVGGMYKIKQENFLKDVSWLNDLSLRASTGSTGNSDFGTSADQNYLSYQLAGTNTYNATTGYGLTAPGNPNLTWERQQNTTVGFNATILDRIRLDVAYYNKITTNMLLAVPYQYVVGFTSVYNNVGKYKNTGFDIDINADVWRNDSKRAYIRPFVNITTNKDKVLSIFQGKDYWVQSGTGVAWVVGQPVSFVYPVFKGVNSQTGLPEWYLPNATNPGVTRKDASAVTSTFSTAALQQNTGIRRNPKATGGFGLDAGYMGFSLSAQFSYALGKYLINNDRYFYENPSQFPGYNQYKTVTDYWKNPGDVTTFPKYGVQFTQFDSRLIENASFMRMKVLTLGYAVPSAVLKRTKAIKGLNVFLTGRNLFTVTKYKGPDPEVDSNLALGTNPNTKQYTVGLDIKF from the coding sequence ATGAAGAAAATTTTACTTGTTCTTCTTGCTTTGAGTGTTTTTGCCATGAACTATGCAATGGCTCAAAGTAGAAAAATTACAGGAAGAGTAATCGGGAGTGACGACGGTCAACCCTTACCTGGAGTATCTGTTCGCGTTAAAGGTAGTACCACAGGTATTACAACAGGTGTTGACGGAACATTCACCATTAACAATGCTCCGGCCGATGCACGAACGCTTACTGTATCTTTTGTCGGGTTCGTAACTCAAGATGTTGCTATTCCTACATCAGGCAGAGTGGATATTAAATTAGCAGCTGACAATCAGCAGTTGAATGATGTAGTAGTTGTTGGTTACGGTTCAGGTCAGCGTGCCTCTAACGTAGTAGGTCAGGTTGCTACAGCTACATCAAAAGAGATCCAGAATAAGCCTGTAGCAAATGCCCTTGATGCATTACAGGGTCGGGTTGCTGGTTTGCAAATCTTTACCTCATCAGGTGAGCCTTCACAGTTATCTTCAGTTAGAATCAATGGTAGTGGCTCATTAAGCGCAAGCACATCACCTTTGTATGTGTTAGATGGAATTCAAGTTGACCAAAATGCTTTTTTAAGTTTGAATCCTAACGATATAGAAAGCATTTCAGCTTTACGTGATGCATCTTCCACATCAATTTATGGTTCACGAGCAGCTAACGGCGTATTGTATATAACCACTAAAAAAGGAAGTACTAATCGTCCTGCCACTATTGATGTAACTACACAATATGGTATCAGCAAGTTTGCAAATCTTGACTTTTTTAATCGCCTGATGAACGCTGATCAGCTATTAAGCTATCAAGTGCAAGTTGGGCAGAGAACACAAGCAGCGGCTGATGCTATTCGTACTACTTATGGTGCTAATACTGATACTAAGTGGTACAAAGTTTTCTATCGTGACAACCAACCTACTTTCCAATCAACAGCTACCGTTTCAGGTGGTGGTGGTAAGACCACTTACTATGCTTCTGCTGGTTATTTTAAACAAGAAGGTTTAGCGTGGCGCTCCAAATATGAGCGATATACTTTACGTTCAAATGTAAACTCTGTTGTTAATGATTGGTTGCAGTTTGGTTTAAATCTTTCAATGGGTAATGATTATCGCCAAACTAACCCTTTTGGTAGTAATAGCTTAGGACGTGGTCTAGGCCTCTTATATGCTCCTTATTATGCCACTAAAGATGCAAATGGTAACGATTATACCTACATACCTGGCCCTAACATCTACAATCCCCGTTATCGTCTGTCAAAAAACCCTGATGATATCAACAATATTCAATTAGATCCAACTGGATATATTCAGTTAAATCCAATTAAAGGATTGACTTTGAAAAGTCAAGCAGGTTTGGATGCCTATGATAGAAGAGAAACTTATGCTCTTTTACCATCTTATCTAGGTTCTATAAATAACGGCAATTTAACAGAATACTTTACAAGATATTATACCCGTACTGTAACCAATACCGCAGAGTACAAGTTTAACTTGAAAACTGTCCATCACTTTACATTGTTGGCCGGTCAAGAATCTGTGGACAGTCAAACAAGAACTTTCCAGGGTGGTTCTTCAGGTATCACCGACGATCGTGTATTATTGCTACAGAATGGTCCAAATTCTATTGCAGTGACTTCAGGTAAAACGGAGTATTCTTATCATTCATTCTTCGGTCGTTTAAGCTACGATTTTAATAGTCGTTACTTTATTGATGGTTCAATCCGTCAAGATAAATCTTCTCGCTTCGGAGCAAACAATCGTTCTGCGGTTTTCTACTCTGTAGGTGGTATGTATAAAATTAAACAAGAAAACTTCCTAAAAGATGTTAGCTGGTTAAATGATTTATCATTAAGGGCTAGCACAGGTAGTACTGGTAACTCAGATTTTGGTACATCTGCAGACCAAAACTATCTAAGTTATCAGTTAGCGGGTACTAATACCTATAATGCAACTACTGGTTATGGCCTTACCGCACCAGGTAACCCTAATTTAACTTGGGAAAGACAACAAAATACTACTGTGGGCTTTAACGCTACTATTTTAGACAGAATCAGATTAGACGTAGCATACTACAATAAGATAACAACAAATATGTTGTTGGCTGTACCTTATCAGTATGTAGTTGGTTTTACAAGTGTTTATAATAACGTGGGTAAATACAAAAACACAGGTTTTGATATTGATATTAATGCTGATGTTTGGAGGAATGATTCAAAACGGGCTTATATAAGACCATTCGTGAATATTACTACAAATAAAGATAAGGTTCTTTCAATTTTCCAAGGTAAAGACTACTGGGTACAATCAGGCACTGGGGTAGCTTGGGTAGTTGGTCAGCCAGTATCTTTTGTATACCCTGTGTTCAAAGGTGTTAATTCTCAGACAGGCCTACCTGAATGGTATTTGCCAAATGCTACTAACCCAGGTGTAACCCGCAAAGATGCAAGTGCTGTAACCTCAACCTTTAGCACTGCTGCATTACAACAAAACACTGGTATTCGTCGTAACCCTAAAGCAACTGGTGGTTTTGGTTTAGATGCCGGCTACATGGGCTTCAGCTTATCAGCACAATTTAGCTATGCACTGGGTAAATACCTGATCAACAATGACCGTTATTTCTATGAAAATCCAAGCCAATTTCCAGGTTATAATCAGTACAAAACAGTTACTGATTACTGGAAAAACCCAGGTGATGTAACTACTTTCCCTAAATACGGTGTACAATTTACTCAGTTTGATTCACGTCTGATTGAAAACGCCAGCTTTATGCGAATGAAAGTATTAACCTTAGGTTACGCTGTTCCTTCAGCTGTACTTAAACGTACTAAAGCTATTAAAGGTTTAAACGTGTTCTTGACCGGACGTAACTTATTTACTGTTACTAAGTACAAAGGTCCAGATCCAGAAGTTGATTCCAACTTAGCCTTAGGTACAAACCCTAACACTAAACAGTATACTGTTGGTTTAGACATTAAATTCTAA